The genomic region CCTGCAGGAATTTTCTATAGCACTGGATCTCAAGGAGGTGGACAAGAGACTACCGCGTCAGTTTTCTTCTAAACAACTATTGCTTCTCTGTTACTGTAAGCTCTCTTGATGCATTGCAGTTTAGTAAGTCTTAATTTGAGTTTGATTTTTGGTATGCAGCTTGACAGCTATCACTCAGCTTGTACACCATGGAATGTTGTTTGTGCCAATTGGGTACACATTTGGAGCTGGCATGTTTGAGATGGAGCAGATCAAGGGTGGCAGCCCCTATGGTGCAGGAACTTTTGCTGGTGACGGCACAAGACAACCTTCTGAACTCGAACTACAGCAAGCTTTCCACCAGGGAAAGTACTTTGCAAGCATTGCCAAGAAGCTTAAGGGGACTACTGCTTGACTATGAACTCTATTTATTACTCTATACATGCACATTTTCTTTGTTATTACTTGAATCCCATGGCAGAATTTCACTTTCCAAAATAACTTCTGTGCTTTGTTGAATATATATATGTTGTCACAATATTATTAAAGATTGAAGTTTGTATAATTCGTCTCAAGGTATAAAGCCCATTTCTCTCTATAGAGTACATGGTTTGCCTGTGTCCCAATCCGCTTGCTTGTTGTAAGTTGATGATCAAGTATTTTGAAACATTATTCTCAACTAGGAAGCCCAACGATGGTTTTGAAAGATGGACTGCTGCGTAAGAAAGTGTTAAGAAAATGTTAGCTGGCAAAGCAGCTACACTTCTCATATACTCTCATGGTCAGAAAGGCCAACGATACAACATGTTCATCTGAATTCACGTACAATTATGAATTATGCAAAAACTACTACAGATCAATACTGAATGAACGCTACAAAATATTCCTTTGAATCTGAATACAAGACGGATGTCTCCTGAGATGATGATGTCTAATATGACAATCTCAGACAACTAATATGTAACTTGGGTGGAGCATTGGCTAGCTAGGGGAGTCTCTTATATATATGGAGATACAGACAATGTTGTATGTATATGAGCTTTCTACTGGAGCGGCAAACTGGAGGAAAATTTTCCCAATTAGATCTGTCGGCTCATTAGATTTACGGTGAAACATTTACGCATACAGACCTGTACAGAAACTTGCTCCATGATATATATATATATATATATATATATATATATTGTAGAATATCAACATGATAAGTGGTCCAGGTGATCTTATCATCTCGATCAAATAAGTTCATCATAGCTTCAGAGGATAGATTTTGGACGGAAGTTCCTTGTATCATCCCCATTCTACCATCATAGATCATCATGATCATCTAATGAGCAGTGAGCACAAAGAAAAGAGTTTCCCCAACATCCAAAAAGTTTTGGGTCCTCATATCAACCACTTGAAACCCCTAGCTAGCTTCCCCTTAACTCTAGCTGAATCTTGGTTATCTTTTCATCCATATAGAGAGCCTAGCGATCTCACCTAGCTTGGGTTCGAACAAAAATGAATATTGTATATATAGTGGGTGATAAATTCCAAATTCCAGTTTCTTAAGAGCTAGGTTATTAGGTAAGCTTATTATAGTGTTTGTGAATGGCTGAAAGATAACGATTCAAAGTTGCAGAAAGAAATATGGCTTTAAGCTGGAAAACTTGAAGCAGAAGACAAAAATAGTGTGTTTTGATCCCTCTATTGATTAGCCCGAACAAGAAAAAGAAGTATCGATCTTTCTATTAAAGTATACAATACTGTAACTGCTGGGGGTCATACATTTGCTTTATTTTAACAACACAATGATTCCTAGATGCTTTCCTTTTAAGTATTCCTTTCATGTTTATAAGTAAACCATATGAAATATACACAGCAAAGCTCAAGAACATCAAGAATTTAGAATTGAATTCCATGGAGTATACCCCAAAGAGAGCCAATGGTACTGATCCTGATGCTTCACACTTCACAGTAGGGTATGCATGCCACCCTTCGGTCGATCAATTCACAAGTCATAAAAAAAATAAGATGGATAATAATTAAAGTGAGCGCCAGGAGATACTAATCAAACAGATCGTTTTTAACCATTAAAGTAGCTTTCTTTTCTTTCCCTCATGATTAGTCATCTCTAGCTTTTGAAGTTAAAGGGATTCTTCAACAGTAAGCTAAATATAGCTAGTTTTTGCAGATCTGATTAGCTAGGCTCTTCAGTTGATTTGGTGTTTCTATCATTAAGCTTTGGTCTAATATATGCAGGAACTTTTATATGTATAGAATTCGATCATATCTTAAACTTGGAATTTGTTCAAAGTATATAACATCAAGAACAATGACTGGTAAGATATCTTCTATCTTTTTTGGATTTTCATACGTCATATGTACATGGACGTACGCTTATAGAAGTTAGCTGGGGAAATTGAACGAATTAACACTTTCTTGATGATCTGTTATTTTTTCTTGTTGATTAGATGAATGGTTTTCTTGTTGACCAAAAAAGATGAATGGTTTTCCGCTTTCCCCTTCTGTGTGTTGTTTTTTGAGGAGCTGATTTTCATACCTGCTCTTAATTTGGTGGTATTTTCTACCTCGTTCTTCTCTATAAATAATTGGATCTTACAAATTTGTAAGGTCTCTATGGGATAATATGTCATAACAGAGACATTGGTAGCTGCTCTCTAACAGAGATTTACCATCTTTACATATGTATAGACATCTTGAATTTGGTTTCTCTACTTAGATTTAAGTTGTTTTAATTTGCTTAGATGACTTCTAACATTTAGATAATTGGATTGAGTACAAACAATTTAAGGCCATGTCATTCTTATGTTATCCTTATTTCATATAATAGTTATAAGACATCCAAGCAAATCTAAATAATATAAATCCAAGCAGAGAATCAAGATCCAACAATTCTTTCATATTCCAATTTAGAGTACTCATAATAACCGTCTCATATTTGTTCATGCTTTGAGCGATATGAAAACATCCTATTTCTTCATGGGAAACGTTAGATGCAATACAACGAAAATCAATTTACATACGTTCTAATCACGAAAATCCTAATCACGTTCTAATTTTCTATCACTTTGCTACTTTACATTTTGTTAATCGAATGATAAAATTAGTCCTTTAAGATTATTAATTTATAGATTAAAAATGTGATCCCCCTAATTGATCATAGATATACATAACAACTCACACAATATAGAACTATATCTAACTCAGGTTAGAAACTTGTTGAGCTAATCTATAAGATAACCTATATAGCCTTGTATTATTATTTACCAGACATTACAAGAATCAGTAAGCTCTCGATCATCGAAGACATAGCAAAGGAATGATCAATTATATATGTTCGATCATCGATCTTCTAGGTTAATTACATGATGATAATTAATACTGCATTATGTTTTTCACGCGCGCAAAGACAGATCGACATGCACTCGCGCATGCACAAACATCTCTATCTGTGATCTGATCTGTGATGATGAGTAGTCATGACCAGAAAGAAAGAAAGCAAACCCTAAAAGCTGGAAGAACACAATGGGCCGCCCTCTGACTTCCCACTACCACAAAAATTCCAATCATACAAAAAATAAACAAAATTCAAAAAAAAAAAAAAGTGAGAAACGCCAATCAAATAAGCTCCACTCGAAGATCAAATAGGTACACAATAATCTCTTAATTTATTTCATCTTTTTTCTTTTCCTCTGAGATAATAATACAAAGGTGGTGCTGCCAGCCCTAGCTGACAACTTAACACATGAACAGGAACAAAAAGGGCAGTTTATCGAACCCCATCTGCTAAATTCAGCTATTGTTAACAAAAATTAACAACTACTAATTAAACTAATGTCAACACCTTCCGCTAAATTTAGCACCTGTTCCTGTTCCCAAACCCCCCCCCCCCCCCCCACCCTGATCTAACTAATTAACTAAGTACTTTTAGCGTCTCTGGTCTTTAATTACTTACAAGACATGCAGTAAATTCCTTAGTAGAAAACTTAAACTGGTTCCTGATCAAGTTGGCTCCGCCGCGCCGGCCTCTTCTTGATCACCTGTGATGGATCACCTGAAAGTCGTTGCTCCAAATGTCGGAGTCCAAAAGTCGGCCGTGGTTTCATTAGCAACCGGAAATGTACTTGAAACCGGAACCAAGCACAATCCTCGGCTTTGTAGATCTTGTTTTCCTCCTTGTTCCCCCTCCTTCAATTTATCACAACCCTGTAAATTTGAAATAGAATAGTCGATGAGACGGTTTTCGCTACATGAATGTACGTTTTCGAAGTAAATTGGCTTTTAGGTAAGTTTAGACTAACGATTTGCATAGCAACTCGTGTTGTTGAGGTACGCGTGAACTATACATATTGGAATATGAAGAGAGAGTGAAATAGGCTTTTCATTTCAGTGAGATTGGTACCATAATTTGTTGTATAGTAGAAAGAAAAAATCATAGCGAATATGTATATGTTTGCTTAGTTTGATGACTTTGATCATCAATGCTGAAATGAACTCATATATTGAAACATACTACGATCGACAAAGATGAAATAATGCAACCTTAATTATTACCTGTTGGTGTTGGATTGGAGCTCCATTGTTCATATATGGAGTACTTAAAACCTGAAATTACATGAAGAGAAGGCGATTCATTAGCTAGGGTTTAGTAGTTTCGAATGATCTAATTATTCTAAAAATTACCGAAATTAATAAGAAACATACACCGACTTGATCGTGGAGGAATTTGATGTACTCAATAGCTTCGTGGAGGACAGAAGCTGTATCAGTCTGAAGAAAAGGAACAGAAGGAATGGTGGTAAGTTATAATTACATTTTATTTAACAGATTAAAGTTTTTTTCCTTTCTCAATGTAATGTACTAGTCCTTGAAAAAGCAGAAGAGATAGAACAGAAAACTCCAAAACTACATCACCTTTCCGAAAGGCGAAACCAATTGCTGGAGAGCTGTGATCCGGTCCCCTAGCTTCTCTTTCCGAACCTAATTAATCATCATCCCAGTTAACAAATTAAGCTTTGAATTAAAGAAAACTAAAAACAGCTCTGTCAAGGAATTCAAATTAGAAAAACAAAAACTCGATCACCGGAAAGTTTGGTTTCAACCTTAAAAGTTGGTAATGGGGAAGGTGTTTCAATCCGAGCTCTTTTGAATACGGGTTCAGTGCTACTACAGAAGCTGCTGCCGCTTTTCTTGACGGTACTGGAGCTCGAGTCCTGAACATCTTCATTAGTGTTGGCCTGAAATTTCAACATCTAAATGATTATCCTCGAACCCTAGCTAGCTAATCAATACTAGTAGTCATCACGAGGAAATTGACTATATATTCACCTTAGTGAAGTTACCGGAAGTAATGGGTTTATGTTCATCATAAGCTGCTGCAGTAGGTGCTGTATATTGTGACTGTGACAGGGAGGGAAAAAGACCAGTTGATCGGATGTCATGGTTTAGAGCGGCCGCGGGAGTATTCCAGAATGGTGTATTGATATTCGAAAACTGCAATCCACCGCCACCACCACTGCCTCCTACGGGTTGTTGTTGTTGCGTTGGCTGCAGTGAAGGTCTTAGGCAGCTGGGAGAGTACCTAGGCCAACATGTAGTAGTAGAAGCTGGTGATGATAATAAAGCGTTGGAACCAAGTGTGCCATAATTTTCAGCTGAAGAATAACTCATGGATGAGGAGCCGTTGTTGAATAGTGATTGTAGCTGTGGTTGGGGTACAACTACTTCTTCCGGATCATACAAATTCTGCAACAATTGTGAAGGGAAGCCGCCACTGCCGTAAGAATTATTAGCTGATGATGAGGTTATAGGAAACCCAGAGGAGGAGCTGCTTTGGTCTAATGAAAAATCTTGATTATTCATAGGCTGCTTGAAAGAACCCATTGCTTCTGGGAGCATAGAATTATGAAAGTTGCTCTCACCTCTTCCACTACCACTGCGACTGCAAAAGAACAAGTGAAATATAGAATCTGATTAATTGAATCTAAACAAGAAAAAGAAAGTTCGAATCCTGCAAATTAAGATTGTAGGGGATTTATGGGAATATTAACGTATTGACTAATTAATCTGTAAGAGAAGAAGTTATATATAGCAAACTAGTATTACTTACAGGAGCAACGCTTGGTTCAAATCTGAGGGCACTGTGGACGACAATGAACTAAGACCAAAGCCTATCATTTGCAAGGTTGAACGATCAGTAGTTGCAGAAATATCAGAATTCTCATGAAGGTTTCGAACATCATGATCTTGATCATGATCGGTTCTAACCGAGACTACATCTGATGACTTAATATTAATCTCACCGCCACAAGTAGACCTTGACGACTTGATCATGTCCATGTCGTTGGGACAGCCAAAGCTCCCCATATGATCATTGAAACCTACTGAACACGGCGACGCCGCCGCCACGAGCGCATGTCTCGATGCAGTGCTCCACCAGTTGCCACCGCAAATCCCGCCCTGATACTCCTCCGCCATAAACTTAATACTCAATTCTCTACCGCTTAATAAAATCCCTGAGTACGTACACGACGCTTGCTCTTTCCTCTTAATATGTAAGCAAAGCTGAAATATATGATGCCTTTGTGACTTGCAAAGTTGGATTTATATATCGAACGGTTAGGGGTACTACGGACAGAAGAGAATTATTTTACAGGAATCCGGTTGACATTTTTTTTTTTTGAAAGAGGATTGATGATTGGACAAATGAGAGAGGGCATTTTGAATCGAATTTTTTTTTTCTGTGAGCTTTCGATTAATTATTAATAAGGTGTAGTTTTGGTTATTCCAATTTTATCCGCTTCTATTTTTTTTATGCTTTGCTTTTGTTTTTCCATACTGTTATATACTTATATATTGTTTATGGGTTTATATATTCTGTGTTGTATGATGTTCGTGTTGAAAATTTCTGGTATTCCTTGTGAATAAAGCGATGTGGTGGTCGGATGATGATGAAGTCGGTATTTTCAGACTCCCCGAGTCACTGTTTTGGAGGAATAACGCTCACTTTTTAAACATTGTCCTTATTATAATCAGACGGTCGAAATTCAATGTTGGGTTTCAGAATAGATCTTAAATCTTAAAAGGTTAGGACCAAGGGACATGGGGGGTATATATGTGTATAATCATGTGTTACGCTTTCATAGAGATTTAATTTGCTATTCGAGATATGTATTTTTCACGTTGACACTTAATAAGAAAATATTAAACAATTCAACTGTTCGAGATGCTCTTAATTTGTATTATTTTATGGTTTCATTAATCAGAGTTTAAAGACAGCCGCATCAGTCTTTTAAAAGAAATCTATTATTATTTTTTATCGACAATTGTAATAGAGTGCCTCTTAGATACACTAACTAGTCTTTTCATTTAGAAGTATTAATTCTCTAAGTAATTAACACCCAAGTAGCTAGCATGATATATATACACACACACTAACATACAGTGAGATTTATTCCCTCTAAATGTATCATATAATAGATGCAAAGTTATGTACCCAATGAGGTGATTGGACAACCTTATAACTTGAAGTTTCGTATGGTTAATCTATGTATTTTTCACGTTAACGTTTCAGTAATCAAGATTTAAGGACAGCCGCACCAGTCCTTTAAAAGAAGCCTAAATTATTATTTATTATCGACAATGGTAATAAAGTCAAGTAGCTAGCATGATATATATACTAACATACAGTGAGATTTATTCCCTCTAAATGTATCATATATTATAGATGCAAAGTAATGTACCCAATGAGGTGATTGGACAACATTACTTGAAGTTTCGTATGGTTAATCGCAGTTGATGTACGTCAACCAAAAGATCAAAAGGATAAGACTCATAAGCCAACAAGTTTGGGACTTATAAGGAAATTGATTGATGAAAGGAAGAATATCGATGGCTCTAAGCAGACTAAAACTCTTTAAAGTCAGCGAATGGTGGGTTGTTAATGAGTAGCTAGCGCAGTACGTAGTGTGGACTTGACTAGCTACAAACTGTTTGCAATTGTGTGCTCCTCGAAATTTTTTTTTGCACAATTAATGGAATTGAGTTCGACATTTCCCAATTTGGATGCCCTGAAACTCAAATTCTACAGCAAATAATTCCCTGATGAAGGACCAGTTCATGCCGAGATCGAAGGACCACCTGATGATGATGCATGTACAGAATGAATATTATTCCTTCTATCAATCAACTTCGACATCAAAATCAAACTAAGCAAAACGTAATCTTCACAAGCCAAAGATAGATATTGTTTGGCTGTTACTAACCATCAAAATTCTGCAAAACAAATTAAAGTTAAAAGAAGTTGAATTCAAAACGCTCAAATTAGGTCAGATCCATGAGTTTCAGGGGAATGAAGCAATAATCGATCTGTTTCGACTTTCGAGTCCTTTGATGACAGTGATTCTACTAGCTAGCTCGATCATCATCTAAGAACCTTGTAAGCGACACACGAGTGGAATTGCTCTGGTTTTAGCTGTATCAGTTGTAAGATTAATCATATAATAGAAAATATAGATTGCTAATGTGGTATATTTATGGTGGACTATCACCTAATATGGACTTTTAAATGGTCAACTACTTTGATATACTTGCTCTTAGTTTTATGCTTGAACAAACTAGCTCAATCTTTCAGAAGAAAAGAGAGGAAAGAACCTAATAATTGATTAAAGAAAGTCTTAAACAGAAGCTTCATTCATCAGATGAGTCGTCGAGGAAGACGGTGTTGGATTAAATTTAGAGAGGAAAGTGCAGGTTGTTTAAGACCCGTGTCGTCGGAGAAACAAGATGATGAGTCAACCGGGGACCCAAGCGCGCACGCCGGCGTGATTAGACGTACACCTGGGCCTCTCTTAGCTTAGGTAAGCCCTACCAGAGTCAAAAGGCGGAGAGTGACCGAGAAGTTTTTCCCGTCGACTTTATTTTTGGGGTGGTAATAAAGAAGAAAGGCATATTTATCTTCACCTAGCTCCCATCCAATCACAGAAGTGAATCTCCGACTAACCAGATCTTACGGTTGGAAAATTCTACAGCAAATCTGCATACTAGATACTGACATGGACGGCTTTCAACTAGGACTTTCTTGGTTAGGGTTAAGCTAGCTCCATCGATCTGTTTCAACTGCTTAATGTTGAAATTCATAGAAATCTTCGAAATAAATATATTTCAATTATTAAAACCCTAATTAAATGTACAAACTTTTTATATTTGAGGAAAGAAGTTGTAAATAAGAAGATTTGATACTCAAATTGCGTTCAACATGCATAGAATAACGTACGTACGTACATATTATATATGTACATAGCGTTTGACCGTAGAGTGGTACGTGAAGATATTCGTGCAGAAAAGTAATGGAAGACAAAATGTCCACAAAACTCTACTCACAACTCCAATCCCGAGTTCTTGCACTCGAGTAAGAATGAGACGACACAGTACTATCGATCGATCACGTACGTTCTTGATGTTCTTGATTGATATAGTGTTGAAAAGAAAAACGTTATGAATAATAATTAGGGCGTCACCCCCATCCCAACCCTTTGGGATTTTCTTATTGTCTTCTCTTGATTAAAAAATGTTCCTTTACTGAAAAGAAAATGATCGCTTTGGACCCTCACGCTCATGTCATATCTTGTGACTCTCTACCATATACCGCCGATCGATCATATATATCTTTGTTCTTAAGCTAAACTAATCAATCCATCCTCCCCTTCTCAACTGTTCTCCAACCCTAGCTTTGATCCTATCTCGATCTCGATCTCTTTATATATCAAATTTAGTTTGCCTCCAAATATCCATAAGTAGTTGGCATGGATAAGCTGGGTTTAACCATGCAT from Fragaria vesca subsp. vesca linkage group LG3, FraVesHawaii_1.0, whole genome shotgun sequence harbors:
- the LOC101299934 gene encoding transcription factor bHLH113-like encodes the protein MAEEYQGGICGGNWWSTASRHALVAAASPCSVGFNDHMGSFGCPNDMDMIKSSRSTCGGFGLSSLSSTVPSDLNQALLLRSGSGRGESNFHNSMLPEAMGSFKQPMNNQDFSLDQSSSSSGFPITSSSANNSYGSGGFPSQLLQNLYDPEEVVVPQPQLQSLFNNGSSSMSYSSAENYGTLGSNALLSSPASTTTCWPRYSPSCLRPSLQPTQQQQPVGGSGGGGGLQFSNINTPFWNTPAAALNHDIRSTGLFPSLSQSQYTAPTAAAYDEHKPITSGNFTKANTNEDVQDSSSSTVKKSGSSFCSSTEPVFKRARIETPSPLPTFKVRKEKLGDRITALQQLVSPFGKTDTASVLHEAIEYIKFLHDQVGVLSTPYMNNGAPIQHQQGCDKLKEGEQGGKQDLQSRGLCLVPVSSTFPVANETTADFWTPTFGATTFR